A region of Reichenbachiella carrageenanivorans DNA encodes the following proteins:
- a CDS encoding catalase, which produces MSDEKKKLTSVSGRPIAENQNVQTAGKRGPMMLEDYWFLEKLAHFDREVIPERRMHAKGSGAFGTFTVTHDISAYTKAKIFSEVGKKTDVFVRFSTVAGERGAADAERDIRGFAMKFYTEEGNWDLAGNNTPVFFLRDPYKFPDLNKAVKRDPKTNLRSANHNWDFWTLLPEALHQITITMSERGIPKSYRHMNGYGSHTFSFINAANERYWVKFHFKTDQGIANLSDEEAEKIIGKDRESHQRDLFDSIENGDFPKWHLKVQIMPEADAKTYRFHPFDLTKVWPHEDYPLIDVGVMELNRNPENYFADVEQAAFNPANVVPGIGFSPDRMLQGRLFSYGDAQRYRLGVNHYQIPVNKPKCPFHNPHRDGAMRVDGNEGDTLHYEPNSYGQWAESKEHAEPKLDLDGATQHYDYREDDSDYYTQPGNLFNIMTPEQQQVLFDNTARQIGGAEQMIQERHIKNCYKADPKYGEGVAKALGIDISKIDVS; this is translated from the coding sequence ATGTCAGACGAAAAGAAAAAACTCACCTCGGTCTCTGGACGACCCATTGCAGAAAACCAAAATGTTCAAACCGCGGGCAAAAGAGGCCCCATGATGTTAGAGGATTATTGGTTTTTAGAAAAACTAGCACACTTCGATAGAGAAGTGATTCCCGAACGAAGGATGCACGCCAAAGGCTCTGGCGCCTTCGGTACCTTTACCGTTACTCACGATATCTCTGCCTATACCAAAGCCAAAATATTTTCTGAAGTAGGCAAAAAGACCGACGTTTTTGTACGATTCTCTACTGTAGCAGGTGAAAGAGGCGCCGCCGATGCTGAGCGAGACATTAGAGGATTTGCCATGAAGTTCTACACAGAAGAAGGCAACTGGGACTTGGCAGGAAACAATACGCCAGTTTTCTTTCTGAGAGACCCATACAAATTCCCAGATCTAAACAAGGCCGTAAAACGAGACCCCAAAACGAATCTAAGAAGCGCCAATCACAACTGGGACTTTTGGACGCTTCTACCCGAGGCGCTGCACCAAATCACCATCACCATGAGCGAAAGGGGCATCCCTAAGTCTTACCGACATATGAACGGGTACGGCAGCCATACCTTTAGTTTTATCAATGCTGCCAATGAAAGATACTGGGTCAAATTTCACTTCAAAACAGACCAAGGCATCGCCAATCTTTCTGATGAAGAAGCAGAAAAAATAATAGGCAAAGACAGAGAGAGTCATCAGCGAGATTTGTTTGATTCCATTGAAAATGGGGACTTCCCAAAATGGCACCTAAAAGTACAAATCATGCCTGAAGCTGATGCGAAGACCTATCGCTTCCACCCTTTTGATTTAACGAAAGTATGGCCACACGAAGACTACCCACTCATCGACGTGGGAGTGATGGAGCTCAATAGAAACCCTGAGAATTATTTTGCAGACGTAGAGCAGGCCGCCTTCAACCCAGCCAACGTGGTACCAGGCATTGGTTTCTCGCCAGACCGAATGCTACAAGGTCGCTTATTTTCTTATGGAGACGCACAGCGTTATCGCCTAGGAGTCAACCATTATCAAATCCCTGTAAACAAGCCGAAGTGTCCTTTTCACAACCCACACAGAGATGGAGCCATGCGAGTAGATGGCAACGAAGGAGATACTTTGCACTACGAGCCCAATAGCTATGGCCAATGGGCAGAGAGCAAGGAACACGCCGAGCCCAAACTCGATTTGGATGGAGCCACACAGCATTACGACTACAGAGAAGATGACAGCGACTATTATACACAGCCAGGCAATTTGTTCAACATCATGACCCCCGAACAGCAACAAGTACTGTTTGACAACACTGCCCGCCAGATCGGTGGTGCTGAGCAAATGATCCAAGAAAGGCACATCAAAAATTGCTACAAAGCAGACCCGAAATATGGAGAGGGTGTAGCCAAAGCCTTAGGGATCGACATCAGTAAAATAGATGTCTCTTAA
- a CDS encoding DegT/DnrJ/EryC1/StrS family aminotransferase — protein MQVPFVDLKVQHESIKPELDAAIAEVLMHSVFVGGHWVQDFESAFAQYIGVEHSVSCGNGTDALELALQALNIGAGDEVVVPAMTWISTAEVVSTVGAKPVFADVLPDKFTIDPAAIEEKITTHTKAIIPVHFYGRAAEMDQILAIAKKYNLKVIEDCAQAHGAEHNGQRVGSFGDMAAFSFYPSKNLGALGDAGGVVTRSAALAQACRVIANHGQDMKNRHLREGRNSRMDTLQAAILSVKLKYLEPWTDSRISIARYYNEQLADLPIETPLIEEEHRQVFHLYVIQVADRDWVGRQLADRGVATQVHYPASLPALIPYQVHHQPSDYPVAQKLGVRGLSLPMYPELTRVQQDYVIAMLREVLKG, from the coding sequence ATGCAAGTGCCCTTTGTAGATTTGAAAGTGCAACATGAGTCCATTAAGCCTGAGTTGGATGCGGCCATTGCCGAGGTATTGATGCATTCCGTTTTTGTAGGGGGACATTGGGTGCAGGATTTTGAGTCCGCTTTCGCTCAGTACATAGGGGTGGAGCATAGTGTGAGCTGTGGCAATGGCACAGATGCACTTGAGCTAGCACTACAAGCCTTGAATATAGGTGCTGGTGATGAGGTAGTCGTGCCTGCCATGACCTGGATTTCTACAGCAGAGGTGGTGTCTACGGTAGGTGCTAAGCCAGTGTTTGCAGACGTACTGCCCGATAAGTTTACTATCGATCCTGCGGCAATTGAAGAAAAAATCACCACGCATACCAAAGCGATTATACCAGTTCATTTTTATGGAAGGGCTGCTGAAATGGATCAAATTTTGGCTATTGCCAAAAAATACAATCTCAAAGTGATCGAAGATTGTGCCCAAGCTCATGGAGCGGAGCATAACGGGCAGCGAGTGGGATCGTTTGGTGATATGGCGGCGTTTAGTTTTTATCCGAGCAAGAATTTGGGAGCCTTGGGCGATGCAGGAGGTGTGGTGACACGAAGCGCTGCATTGGCGCAAGCTTGTAGGGTCATTGCCAACCACGGCCAGGATATGAAGAACCGTCACCTAAGAGAAGGACGAAATAGTAGGATGGATACGCTGCAGGCAGCTATTCTCAGTGTGAAACTCAAATACCTAGAGCCGTGGACTGATTCACGCATTTCTATTGCCAGATATTACAATGAACAACTAGCTGACTTGCCTATAGAAACCCCACTTATAGAGGAAGAGCATCGACAGGTATTTCATTTGTATGTGATACAAGTGGCCGATAGAGATTGGGTTGGTAGGCAACTGGCCGATAGAGGAGTGGCAACTCAAGTTCACTATCCAGCATCCTTGCCTGCGCTTATTCCTTATCAAGTGCATCATCAGCCTTCGGACTATCCCGTGGCGCAAAAACTGGGTGTTAGGGGGCTATCATTACCAATGTATCCTGAGCTTACTCGAGTACAACAAGATTACGTGATAGCTATGCTGAGAGAAGTATTGAAAGGATAA
- a CDS encoding family 20 glycosylhydrolase, protein MKTGTLLTIALVVALSVGCQQKYTPASYNKGINITPKPLELTIGNGTFSLNNQTTLVVDSTSQLQQIARFFALKLQKSTGYNLSIQASATKANFIQWSIDPSLTVNDEGYTLDATPQSISIKAKTAQGAYYGMLTLLQLLPAEVESSTLVSNIEWSLPAVSIIDEPRFSWRGYHLDVCRHFISLDEVKKHLDMLSIFKINKFHWHLTDDQGWRIEIKKHPKLISAGATRTEADGSTHSGYYTQEEIKEVVAYAAERYIDVIPEIEMPGHALAALSAYPELSCTGGPFTPRIIWGVETDVFCAGKDEVFTFLEEVLEEIIPLFPYDYVHMGGDESPKDRWKACPHCQARIKSENLHDEHELQSYFMTRMENVLKIQGKQMIGWDEILEGGISDSANIMSWRGEEGGIAAANAENDVVMAPGAWMYLDKYEGDYKIDPVSIGGHLPLSKIYGYEPIPAGIDSSKAHHILGAQTTMWGEYIYDETLTEYRMYPRAIALAELTWTAKANKDYADFERRINNQMVRMDGHDIEYYIPLPEGPTKQIAFLDSAVLTFTTPRPVDRMVYTLDGSEPTLKSKSYDTPLVLDTDGIVKIASVLAQGKMSRVRTIQVEKQTLAPAVAADQVKSGLVTKTAHGKFLNTESLNTASEWSENTIDSLSQANKTLYWGFVIDENRFRAEIIEGYIDIPEDGVYFFSSNQDQVWIDDALVVDNDGYVKRFSQNDGSKALAKGLHKLKVIYLNNVYRGWASDWNVVEVKIRNAKQEEFRSVTAEMLYRTETKTDKLLTSKQ, encoded by the coding sequence ATGAAGACCGGAACCCTTTTAACCATTGCCCTTGTAGTTGCCCTATCAGTTGGCTGCCAGCAAAAATATACGCCTGCCTCTTACAACAAAGGGATCAACATCACCCCAAAACCCTTAGAATTAACAATTGGCAATGGGACTTTTTCATTAAACAACCAAACGACACTAGTCGTAGACAGCACCTCCCAACTCCAACAAATAGCCCGATTTTTTGCTCTTAAGTTGCAAAAGTCTACTGGCTACAACCTGAGCATACAAGCATCTGCAACAAAAGCCAATTTCATCCAATGGTCCATAGATCCCAGCCTGACTGTGAATGATGAAGGCTACACACTCGATGCCACTCCTCAAAGCATATCAATCAAAGCCAAAACGGCACAGGGAGCCTACTATGGCATGCTCACTCTACTACAACTATTACCCGCTGAAGTGGAATCTAGCACACTAGTGAGTAATATAGAATGGTCTCTCCCAGCAGTAAGCATCATAGACGAACCACGATTTTCGTGGCGCGGATACCATTTAGATGTTTGTCGCCATTTCATTTCGCTCGACGAGGTCAAAAAGCATTTGGATATGCTGTCGATATTCAAAATCAATAAATTTCACTGGCACCTCACCGATGATCAGGGCTGGAGAATAGAAATAAAAAAACATCCCAAGCTGATCTCGGCAGGTGCTACCCGAACGGAAGCTGATGGCTCTACCCACTCAGGATACTATACCCAAGAAGAGATCAAAGAAGTAGTAGCCTACGCCGCCGAAAGATACATTGATGTAATCCCTGAAATAGAAATGCCCGGACATGCACTCGCGGCACTCTCCGCTTACCCAGAGCTCTCGTGCACTGGTGGCCCTTTTACTCCTAGAATTATTTGGGGGGTGGAAACGGACGTGTTCTGCGCAGGGAAAGATGAAGTGTTCACCTTTCTAGAAGAAGTGCTCGAAGAAATTATTCCTCTATTCCCCTATGACTATGTGCACATGGGCGGAGACGAATCACCCAAAGACAGATGGAAAGCCTGCCCACACTGTCAGGCCAGAATCAAATCAGAAAACCTACACGATGAGCACGAACTACAAAGTTACTTCATGACCAGAATGGAAAACGTGCTAAAAATACAGGGCAAGCAAATGATCGGTTGGGACGAAATACTCGAAGGAGGCATCTCAGATTCTGCCAATATCATGTCTTGGCGTGGCGAAGAAGGCGGCATAGCTGCAGCCAATGCCGAAAACGACGTAGTGATGGCGCCAGGTGCTTGGATGTATCTCGACAAGTATGAGGGTGATTACAAAATAGATCCGGTGTCTATTGGAGGCCACTTACCGCTATCCAAAATATATGGCTATGAGCCTATTCCCGCTGGCATAGACTCCTCCAAAGCGCATCATATACTCGGCGCGCAAACCACCATGTGGGGCGAATACATTTATGATGAAACATTGACGGAATACCGCATGTACCCAAGAGCCATAGCGCTTGCTGAACTGACCTGGACAGCCAAAGCCAACAAAGACTATGCAGATTTCGAACGTCGAATCAACAACCAAATGGTAAGAATGGATGGGCATGATATCGAATACTATATCCCATTGCCAGAAGGCCCTACCAAGCAAATCGCCTTTTTGGATAGCGCTGTTTTGACTTTCACCACGCCACGGCCTGTGGACAGGATGGTATATACTCTCGATGGCTCTGAGCCCACATTAAAATCCAAAAGTTATGATACTCCACTCGTATTAGACACAGACGGTATTGTGAAAATCGCCTCGGTATTGGCACAAGGCAAAATGAGCCGTGTACGCACCATCCAAGTAGAGAAACAAACACTTGCTCCTGCAGTAGCTGCCGATCAGGTAAAATCGGGGCTAGTTACCAAAACTGCCCACGGTAAATTTCTGAATACCGAAAGCCTAAATACCGCTAGTGAATGGAGTGAAAACACCATCGACTCACTAAGTCAGGCCAACAAAACTTTGTATTGGGGGTTTGTGATTGATGAAAATAGATTCCGAGCCGAAATTATAGAAGGATATATCGACATTCCCGAAGATGGCGTATACTTCTTCTCTAGCAATCAGGATCAGGTATGGATAGACGACGCACTGGTGGTAGACAACGACGGCTATGTGAAACGCTTCTCGCAAAACGATGGCTCCAAAGCTCTAGCCAAAGGCCTGCACAAACTGAAGGTGATCTACCTCAACAATGTATATCGTGGATGGGCATCGGACTGGAATGTGGTAGAAGTGAAAATCAGAAACGCCAAACAAGAAGAGTTTCGCTCAGTCACTGCAGAGATGCTCTACAGGACAGAAACTAAAACGGACAAACTACTGACAAGTAAGCAATAG
- a CDS encoding chloride channel protein, whose protein sequence is MKIKQKRKLVAYLDTLDQPVRYNPFVFSRNFILWAVLGLLGGVIAGVYWIVLEALMHKIAVFDGWHVIPVMAICGLLAGLIIHFIGDPGEIHLIVNNIRFNKGKLDPKNNPSMILSSLLCVASGGSLGPEAPLVQVTGSTGTWLGKMFRLKGEELRSLSIAGMASGFTALFGAPLGGSLFALEILHHKHAVEYYKAIIPALVASSFSYVIFAIIIHLGLGAVWDLSTYEYSGVFDFGYAVLFAITATVVGWGFIYCTKFFKRLFEYRPMPIYVKTLVGGLLLGAIAYYFPLTRYFGHHQINALLVEELPVKLLLAILVFKILAIAITVTSGWRGGFIIPLFFVGATLGLIIHYYFPETPLTLTIISCMAGINACVTRTPMSTTILLATLTGFSYFIPILFASLTGYFLAPKVPFISSQMEKK, encoded by the coding sequence GTGAAAATCAAACAAAAAAGAAAACTAGTTGCCTATCTGGATACCCTTGACCAACCTGTCAGGTACAATCCATTTGTATTTAGCCGTAATTTTATTTTATGGGCTGTGTTGGGCTTGCTAGGAGGTGTGATTGCTGGTGTGTATTGGATCGTGCTGGAGGCCTTGATGCATAAGATTGCCGTATTCGATGGATGGCATGTCATCCCTGTGATGGCTATTTGTGGACTGTTGGCAGGCTTGATTATTCATTTCATTGGAGATCCAGGTGAAATCCATTTGATTGTTAATAATATCAGGTTCAATAAAGGCAAGTTAGATCCTAAAAACAACCCTTCTATGATTCTGTCGTCGTTGCTATGCGTGGCTTCTGGTGGTAGTTTGGGGCCAGAGGCTCCATTGGTGCAGGTGACAGGATCTACTGGTACTTGGCTTGGCAAAATGTTTAGATTGAAAGGCGAAGAATTGCGCTCGTTGAGTATAGCGGGCATGGCTTCTGGGTTTACGGCATTGTTTGGCGCACCTTTAGGTGGGAGTTTGTTTGCGCTAGAAATCCTACATCATAAACATGCGGTGGAGTACTACAAAGCCATTATTCCAGCATTGGTGGCCAGTAGTTTTAGCTATGTCATTTTTGCGATTATTATCCATTTAGGATTAGGAGCTGTTTGGGATTTGTCTACTTATGAGTACTCGGGGGTGTTTGATTTTGGCTATGCCGTACTATTTGCTATTACAGCTACTGTAGTAGGTTGGGGTTTTATATACTGCACCAAGTTTTTTAAACGGCTGTTTGAATATCGACCTATGCCTATTTATGTGAAGACACTCGTGGGAGGCTTGCTTCTAGGGGCGATTGCCTATTATTTTCCACTTACACGGTACTTTGGTCATCATCAAATCAATGCCTTGTTGGTAGAGGAGCTGCCAGTCAAGTTGTTGTTGGCAATACTCGTGTTCAAGATTCTGGCTATTGCGATCACCGTGACCTCAGGGTGGCGTGGTGGCTTTATCATTCCGTTGTTTTTTGTGGGTGCTACGCTGGGGTTGATTATTCATTACTACTTTCCCGAAACACCACTTACACTCACCATTATTAGTTGTATGGCAGGGATCAATGCTTGTGTGACTCGTACGCCGATGAGTACCACCATTTTGCTGGCTACACTGACGGGCTTTTCTTATTTCATACCTATTTTGTTCGCCAGTCTTACAGGCTATTTTTTAGCTCCTAAAGTTCCTTTCATTAGCTCTCAAATGGAAAAAAAGTAA
- a CDS encoding ABC transporter ATP-binding protein: MDIIEKENIKLKPKNGISDTRPDRLVCQDLTKIYPTPNGDYTVLADLELRVKQGEFISIIGHSGCGKSTLLSMIAGLNDISAGKILVDDEVIRGAGPDRAVVFQSPSLFPWLTALQNVLIGVKQVFPHATKSQKQDICKYYLSKVGLGNDMHKRASELSQGMQQRVGIARAFALKPKVLLLDEPFGMLDSLTRGELQDVLLEVWQKEKITALMVTHDVDESIFLADRVIMMTSGPFASIGDELAIPFERPRDRVHVLEHPDYYEYRSYLMNFLNH; this comes from the coding sequence ATGGATATTATAGAAAAAGAAAATATTAAATTGAAGCCAAAGAATGGCATCTCAGACACCAGACCAGATCGACTGGTCTGCCAAGATCTCACTAAAATCTATCCTACACCCAATGGTGACTATACTGTACTGGCAGACCTCGAACTCCGAGTAAAACAAGGAGAGTTTATCTCTATCATCGGACACTCTGGCTGTGGCAAATCCACCCTACTATCTATGATTGCTGGTCTAAACGACATCAGTGCAGGGAAGATACTTGTGGATGACGAAGTGATCCGAGGTGCAGGACCAGATCGAGCAGTCGTTTTTCAGTCTCCCAGCTTATTTCCATGGCTCACTGCCTTGCAAAACGTCCTCATTGGCGTAAAGCAAGTATTTCCACATGCCACCAAAAGCCAAAAACAAGACATCTGTAAATACTACCTGAGCAAAGTAGGACTGGGCAACGACATGCACAAACGTGCCAGCGAACTTAGCCAGGGTATGCAACAGCGCGTAGGCATCGCTCGTGCTTTTGCACTCAAACCTAAAGTATTGCTGCTCGATGAGCCGTTTGGCATGCTAGACTCTCTCACCCGAGGCGAACTGCAAGATGTCCTACTAGAGGTATGGCAAAAAGAAAAAATAACAGCGCTCATGGTAACTCATGACGTGGACGAATCCATCTTTTTGGCCGACCGCGTCATCATGATGACGAGTGGGCCATTTGCCAGTATTGGCGACGAACTCGCCATCCCTTTTGAACGCCCCAGAGATCGTGTACATGTACTGGAACATCCTGATTATTACGAATACAGAAGCTATCTAATGAACTTTCTGAACCACTAA
- a CDS encoding mitochondrial ATPase complex subunit ATP10: protein MKYILSTLLAMSFTWASAQVGDVFPLMEGESLRYDTVNIPADLNGKYSLIALAFSKKSEEDLGSWFNPMYNQFLVEPDPNAFFSFEYDLNLYIIPMFTGAKRAAYKSTMRKVQETVAPELQPYVLFYKGTLKDYKEALNFDGKDLPYFYVLDPEGKIIYTTSGKYSRTKMQEIVDILEPAAKD, encoded by the coding sequence ATGAAATATATCCTAAGTACCCTATTAGCCATGAGTTTTACCTGGGCATCCGCCCAAGTAGGAGATGTTTTTCCTTTGATGGAAGGAGAGAGTTTGAGATACGACACGGTCAATATACCAGCCGACCTGAATGGTAAGTACAGTTTGATTGCTTTAGCTTTTTCTAAGAAATCAGAAGAAGATCTCGGGTCTTGGTTCAACCCTATGTACAATCAGTTTCTTGTGGAGCCAGACCCCAATGCATTTTTTAGCTTTGAGTATGACCTTAATCTTTACATCATACCCATGTTTACAGGAGCCAAACGCGCCGCTTATAAAAGTACCATGCGCAAAGTGCAAGAGACTGTAGCGCCAGAGCTTCAACCTTATGTGTTGTTTTACAAGGGTACATTGAAGGATTACAAAGAAGCCTTGAATTTTGATGGTAAAGATTTACCGTATTTTTATGTATTAGACCCAGAAGGCAAGATCATCTATACTACTTCTGGAAAATACAGCCGAACCAAGATGCAAGAAATTGTAGATATATTAGAACCAGCAGCAAAGGACTAA
- a CDS encoding type IV pili methyl-accepting chemotaxis transducer N-terminal domain-containing protein has translation MKKLTIQYLLFLGVLTLAIVSSQILIQRTISDSKTDSRIINVSGRQRMLSQKITKAALKLPLSKSNEEFNRTKNELKDAARLWTDSHQALQYGNAELDVSEMNESVFLQRLFIQIKPYFVSINEAADELDKISFNQLADPVFHAAMSASIQSITDHEKDFLKLMNDIVFEYDRIASEKVEKLSASEYYLLAGTILLILLEAFFIFRPMVKTSKRKDSVISEFNDYVQQSISALGQTHQEKEVAEGVIAQAHEKIEALTTVNNNLRKRLKQSKTEYEKKLSEEIVNYTEISELNNTYENRIKNLERELKRINKSV, from the coding sequence ATGAAAAAACTAACGATTCAATACCTACTGTTTCTGGGTGTACTTACCTTGGCCATCGTATCCAGTCAGATTCTGATTCAGCGTACCATCTCCGACAGCAAAACAGATTCACGCATCATCAACGTATCGGGGCGACAGCGGATGCTCAGCCAGAAAATCACTAAAGCAGCCCTAAAACTCCCCTTAAGCAAATCCAATGAGGAGTTTAACCGTACAAAGAACGAACTCAAAGATGCCGCTAGGCTATGGACAGATTCTCATCAGGCCTTACAGTATGGCAATGCAGAACTAGACGTAAGTGAGATGAATGAGTCGGTGTTTTTGCAGCGATTATTCATTCAAATAAAGCCCTATTTTGTTTCTATCAATGAAGCAGCAGATGAGTTGGACAAAATAAGTTTCAATCAACTGGCAGATCCTGTATTTCATGCGGCAATGAGCGCGTCGATTCAGTCAATCACAGACCATGAAAAAGACTTCCTCAAACTCATGAATGACATCGTGTTTGAATACGACCGCATAGCTTCAGAAAAAGTAGAGAAGCTCTCTGCATCTGAGTACTATCTACTGGCTGGTACTATATTATTGATTTTGCTCGAAGCATTTTTCATCTTCAGACCTATGGTCAAAACATCGAAGCGCAAAGACTCTGTAATCTCAGAATTCAACGACTATGTTCAGCAATCCATTTCAGCATTGGGGCAAACCCACCAAGAAAAGGAAGTGGCAGAAGGCGTGATTGCTCAAGCCCATGAAAAAATAGAAGCCCTCACTACAGTGAACAACAACCTTCGCAAGCGACTAAAACAGAGCAAAACAGAATACGAGAAGAAACTCAGCGAGGAAATCGTGAACTACACTGAAATCAGCGAGCTCAACAACACCTATGAAAACAGAATTAAAAACCTAGAACGAGAACTGAAACGGATCAACAAATCGGTATAG